GGTGTCCCCCTCGGCCAGGGAGGCGTTCTTGACCTTCGCCATGGTGTGCATGGCGTGCACCAGCGGCACACCCCAGCGCTGCGCGGCGAGCCAGCCGACCTGGCCGGAGAGCCAGTAGTGCGAGTGGACCAGGTCGTAGTAGCCGGGGCGCTGCCCGGCCCATGCCTGCATCACACCGTGGGTGAACGCGCAGAGCTGGGCGGGCAGCTCCTCCTTGGCCAGGCCCTCGTACGGGCCGGCGTCCACATGGCGTACCAGTACGCCGGGCGCGAGTGCGACCGAAGGGGGCAGGGTCCCGGTGGTGGCCCGGGTGAATATCTCCACCTCGATGCCGATCGCGGCGAGCCGTCTGGCCAGTTCGACGATGTAGACGTTCATCCCGCCCGCGTCGCCGGTGCCCGGCTGGTGCAGGGGCGAGGTGTGCACGGAGAGCATCGCCACCCGGCGCGGTTTGCGGTGCCCGCCGGCGAAACCGGACGGAAAGCGGATACGGGGTGCGACACGACCGGCGCCGAGCCTGGAGATGTACTGGCTCACTGGGTCCGCTCCTCCTCGCTCGGGGCATGCCGCTCACAGGGCGCGCGCGGCCCTCTCGGAGAGGCAGAACAGCGGGGCACGGCCATTCATTCCGCTTTACCCGATCGTTGCCCCGGCCCACCCGGTCCCCATCCCTCCGCGGACCGCCCGGCCCGCCCGGTCCCCTCCCTCCGCGGACCGCCCGGCCACGGCCCGTCCTCTACTACGCTCGCTGTCATGCACCAGCGCCCCATCGGCACCGCGACCCGCGGGACCACCAACCCCAACCGCCTGCGCCGTATGGACCGCTGGATCGCCGCCGCCCACGGGGCCGCCCTGCGCCGCAGCGATCTCCCCGTCGCGGTCGACCTCGGCTACGGTGCGGCCCCCTGGACCGCCGTGGAACTGCTGCAACGGCTGCGCACCGCGGATCCGCGCACGGCGGTCGTCGGCATCGAGATCGACCCGGAGCGGGTGGCCGCGGCGAAGCCGTACGAGCGCGAGGGCCTCCGCTTCGTCCACGGCGGCTTCGAGATCCCGCTGGACACCCGCCCCGCCCTCATCCGGGCGGCGAACGTGCTGCGCCAGTACGACGAGGACGAGGTCGCCGCCGTCTGGGCGCGGCTCCGCGCGCGCCTCGCCCCCGGCGGTCTCCTGGTCGAGGGCACCTGCGACGAGATCGGCCGGCGGCACGTCTGGGTCGCGCTGGGCCCCGAGGGACCGCGCACCGTCACCTTCGCGACCCGGCTGGGTTCGCTGGACCGCCCGTCGGATCTGGCGGAACGCCTGCCGAAGGCGCTGATCCACCGCAATGTTCCCGGCGAACCCGTCCACGCCTTTCTGCGCGACCTCGACCGGGCCTGGGCCACGGCCGCCCCGTACGCGTCGCTGGGCGCGCGGCAGCGCTGGATCGCGACGGCGCGGGCGGTGGCGGGCGACTGGCCGCTGACCGACGACGTACGCAGGTGGCGGCAGGGGGAGATCACGGTGCGGTGGTCCGCCCTGCGGCCGGCGACGGGCTGAACCGCGCCCACCGCCCGGCCGCCGTCCGTCAGCCGCCCGGCCGCCGTCCGTCCCGGTCCCGCCGATGGACAAAGGGCGGCCCGTGCGCGGACGAGGGCACTCCGCCGGGAGACGGACGAGAACGATCACGGATCCGGGAACGCGCCGGGCCCTCCCGATCGTCCCCTGTGTGACGTGTCGCGCGGCACGGGCCCCTGTTGCTTTACGGGACAACATGGCACGATCGCGTCGACACCGAAAAGTTACTGACGGTAAGTCACATGGGCGCGATTCGGCTTTTCCTGCCGTTCGCCCGGAGGGGGAGCTCGTGAACCGACGCCACTGTGCCTCTGCTGCGATCACTCTGGTCTGCGCACTGGCCCTGCTGGCCGCGCCGGTCCAGGCGATGGCGGCCCCGGGCCCGGACCCGTCTCCTTCCGCTCCCGGGGCTTCCACCCCGGGGAAGAAGAGCCTCGAAGAGGTACGCGAGGAGATCGAGACCCTGTACCGCAAGGCGGGGGCGGCCACGGACGCCTACAACCTCGCCGAGGAGCAGGCGGAGAAGCAGTCCCAGGAGCTGGCCCGCCT
This DNA window, taken from Streptomyces nitrosporeus, encodes the following:
- a CDS encoding class I SAM-dependent methyltransferase; amino-acid sequence: MHQRPIGTATRGTTNPNRLRRMDRWIAAAHGAALRRSDLPVAVDLGYGAAPWTAVELLQRLRTADPRTAVVGIEIDPERVAAAKPYEREGLRFVHGGFEIPLDTRPALIRAANVLRQYDEDEVAAVWARLRARLAPGGLLVEGTCDEIGRRHVWVALGPEGPRTVTFATRLGSLDRPSDLAERLPKALIHRNVPGEPVHAFLRDLDRAWATAAPYASLGARQRWIATARAVAGDWPLTDDVRRWRQGEITVRWSALRPATG